In a single window of the Natator depressus isolate rNatDep1 chromosome 24, rNatDep2.hap1, whole genome shotgun sequence genome:
- the ETV3L gene encoding ETS translocation variant 3-like protein, whose protein sequence is MHCGCVSEGVPSSYWISGLAFPDWAYKAESSPGSRQIQLWHFILELLQKEEFRHVIAWQQGEYGEFVIKDPDEVARLWGRRKCKPQMNYDKLSRALRYYYNKRILHKAKGKRFTYKFNFSKLIFVTYPLWDVHYPSPALLTGAASVCRPTGVSAGMQSELLQNMIFTRQALADQLAFHRGQRDPLDMASPGNKKGTASRPQFSSLPSPCLFGSCCCGGVQDKFPRLGAFLPTIPHSGLGPHSSRQLCPPPQYPQPSSPDWSRFPSHVFQHGRSVLPLEERAHPHSPLGPPRSEALLKGVGFPTIRLQGRAFPGLPLGATRGHRSAMAGGRLGFPPDLSQPREEAEASSAESCLGVKPELELGGRPQAKGAGSLEPSGGGEGLHYPPELQGLHPPSIPCLPGFKAGCSLDPT, encoded by the exons ATGCACTGTGGCTGCGTGTCTGAGGGGGTCCCCAGCTCCTACTGGATCTCAG GGCTGGCTTTCCCAGACTGGGCCTACAAGGCAGAATCCAGCCCCGGCTCCCGTCAGATCCAGCTCTGGCACTTcatcctggagctgctgcagaaGGAGGAATTCCGCCATGTCATCGCCTGGCAGCAGGGCGAGTATGGGGAGTTTGTGATCAAGGACCCTGACGAGGTGGCGCGTCTGTGGGGCAGGAGGAAATGCAAACCGCAAATGAACTACGACAAGCTGAGCCGGGCCCTCAG gtaTTATTACAACAAGCGCATCCTGCACAAGGCCAAGGGAAAGAGGTTCACCTACAAGTTTAACTTCAGCAAACTCATCTTCGTCACTTACCCGCTGTGGGACGTGCACTACCCGTCCCCGGCCCTGCTGACGGGGGCCGCCAGCGTGTGCCGCCCGACCGGGGTCTCTGCTGGCATGCAGAGCGAG ctcctgcagaACATGATCTTCACCCGCCAGGCCTTGGCCGACCAGCTGGCTTTCCACAGAGGCCAAAGGGACCCGCTGGACATGGCGAGCCCAGGGAACAAGAAAGGGACTGCCAGCAGGCCCC AGTTCAGCtcgctcccctctccctgcctgttcggctcctgctgctgtgggggagTGCAGGACAAGTTCCCCCGCCTGGGCGCCTTCCTGCCAACGATCCCGCACTCCGGCCTcggcccccactccagccgtcagctctgcccccctccccagtacccccagcccagctccccggACTGGTCTCGCTTCCCCAGCCACGTCTTCCAGCACGGCCGGTCGGTGCTGCCCCTggaggagagggcccacccccaCAGCCCGTTGGGACCCCCCAGATCAGAAGCCCTCCTGAAGGGTGTCGGCTTCCCAACCATTAGGCTGCAGGGGAGAGCGTTCCCCGGGCTCCCATTGGGTGCCACGCGGGGCCACAGGAGCGCGATGGCCGGAGGGAGGCTGGGGTTCCCGCCGGACCTCTCCCAGCCTAGGGAGGAAGCGGAGGCCTCCTCTGCAGAGAGCTGCCTGGGTGTGAAACCGGAGCTGGAGCTTGGGGGCCGGCCTCAGGCCAAGGGCGCCGGCAGTCTGGAGCCCAGTGGGGGAGGTGAAGGTCTGCATTACCCCCCTGAGTTACAAGGCCTCCACCCACCCAGCATCCCCTGCTTGCCTGGCTTTAAAGCTGGCTGCTCCCTGGATCCTACCTAA